A DNA window from Halomicrobium mukohataei DSM 12286 contains the following coding sequences:
- a CDS encoding DNA-directed RNA polymerase, giving the protein MYKRVRLRDTVEVPPRHLADVSPDLVKKLLQDKLEGRMDEDVGSIVSVIDVKDIGEGAVLPNKPGVYYEAEFDALTFDPQMQEVVDGEVVEVVNFGAFVGIGPVDGLLHVSQISDEYLAYDEEGQALASRESNRTLGTGDAVRARIVTKSIDERNPRDSKIGLTAKQVGLGKHGWLQEEREKRAAEAEAGDS; this is encoded by the coding sequence ATGTACAAACGGGTTCGACTCCGCGACACGGTCGAAGTGCCCCCGCGGCACCTCGCAGACGTGTCTCCGGATCTGGTCAAGAAGCTCCTGCAGGACAAGCTCGAAGGACGAATGGACGAAGACGTGGGTTCTATCGTCTCCGTCATCGACGTCAAGGACATCGGTGAAGGGGCAGTGCTCCCGAACAAGCCCGGTGTCTACTACGAGGCAGAGTTCGACGCGCTCACCTTCGACCCACAGATGCAGGAAGTCGTCGACGGCGAGGTCGTCGAAGTGGTCAACTTCGGTGCCTTCGTCGGCATCGGGCCGGTCGACGGCCTGCTCCACGTCTCCCAGATCTCTGATGAGTATCTGGCCTACGACGAGGAGGGACAGGCACTCGCCTCCCGCGAGTCCAACCGGACCCTGGGGACCGGCGACGCCGTCCGCGCACGCATCGTCACCAAGAGCATCGACGAGCGCAACCCCCGCGACTCCAAGATCGGCCTCACGGCCAAGCAGGTCGGACTGGGCAAGCACGGCTGGCTTCAGGAGGAACGGGAGAAACGCGCCGCCGAGGCGGAAGCCGGTGATAGCTGA
- a CDS encoding DUF7473 family protein: MFGLLQTGIAGGGLVAIAVTLLVTWLFYGVTLHLAAVFFIGEVPSQRAAYAAIAPAVVSLLLQQYTGTGLLVLVTIAATLATDLFSISYVYRLKWRSAMPLVALHFAFAGVLGFAFNNIFGLV, from the coding sequence ATGTTCGGCCTCCTGCAGACGGGTATCGCTGGCGGCGGGCTGGTAGCGATCGCCGTGACGCTGCTCGTGACCTGGCTGTTCTACGGCGTGACCCTCCACCTGGCGGCCGTGTTCTTCATCGGCGAGGTCCCGAGCCAGCGGGCTGCCTACGCGGCGATCGCACCGGCGGTCGTCTCCCTGCTCCTCCAGCAGTACACCGGCACTGGCCTGCTCGTCCTGGTGACCATCGCCGCCACGCTCGCGACCGATCTGTTCTCGATCAGCTACGTCTACCGGCTCAAGTGGCGCTCCGCGATGCCCCTCGTTGCTCTCCACTTTGCCTTCGCCGGAGTGCTCGGGTTCGCGTTCAACAACATCTTCGGGCTGGTCTGA
- a CDS encoding rubrerythrin-like domain-containing protein, translated as MPLWSTPHDDGDHVYECRRCDRRVHTEHAPQECEGCGGAMRAVHAANAE; from the coding sequence ATGCCACTCTGGTCGACACCACACGACGACGGCGACCACGTCTACGAGTGTCGCCGCTGTGATCGGCGCGTCCACACGGAACACGCACCGCAGGAGTGTGAGGGGTGTGGCGGGGCGATGCGGGCCGTCCACGCGGCGAACGCGGAGTAG
- a CDS encoding response regulator, whose protein sequence is MASVGDGGGNARAIDVLVVDDEPQMAELVGTYLERTGDDLQVATATSVGQGLDALDDPFDCVVSDYHMPQMDGLTFLERVRDRVPDAVRILYTSDGDAELMIEARDADVDYVHKQVSTKQYAAMATHIRRRTAADSV, encoded by the coding sequence ATGGCATCCGTGGGTGACGGCGGTGGGAACGCGAGAGCGATCGACGTACTGGTGGTCGACGACGAGCCACAGATGGCAGAGCTGGTCGGGACCTATCTCGAACGGACCGGCGACGACCTCCAGGTAGCGACGGCGACCAGCGTCGGCCAGGGGCTCGACGCGCTGGACGACCCTTTCGACTGCGTGGTCAGTGACTACCACATGCCACAGATGGACGGGCTGACCTTCCTCGAACGCGTCCGCGATCGGGTCCCCGACGCCGTCCGAATCCTCTATACGAGCGACGGCGACGCCGAACTGATGATCGAGGCGCGCGACGCGGACGTCGACTACGTCCACAAGCAGGTCTCGACCAAACAGTACGCGGCGATGGCCACACACATCCGTCGGCGCACGGCCGCCGACTCCGTCTGA
- a CDS encoding DUF418 domain-containing protein — MSDAATPTPPSDRIVSLDAIRGLAVLGILLINVWVFAMPESVLLNPQTYGDLTGANYWAWLAAHVFAKSKFITLFSALFGAGILLFTDSKRRDGEAAMGLYYRRIGLLLLAGLGHAYLLWYGDVLVAYALCGLLLVSFRNREPVVLARLGVLFLLAPFATELFAAIAQGPSVIAQQWQPPAATLQQEVATYRSGWLAQMDHRVPTAFRRQTSGFVGSTLWRAGGSMFLGMALYRWGVLTGERSTRFYRRLVAVGVVGLLVVLAGVWYVEANDWSAGAAMYWRQFNHWGSLLVAGGYVGAVTLYARWRPTGIVTRTLAAVGRTAFTNYLFQTVLATSIFYGHGLGLFGRLDRVELLGVVVAIWAVQIGLSVAWLRFFRFGPVEWCWRTLTYGERQPVWR, encoded by the coding sequence ATGAGCGACGCCGCAACGCCCACGCCGCCATCGGACCGGATCGTGAGCCTCGACGCCATCCGCGGGCTGGCGGTGCTCGGCATCCTCCTCATCAACGTCTGGGTGTTCGCGATGCCCGAGTCGGTGCTGCTCAACCCACAGACGTACGGCGATCTCACCGGCGCGAACTACTGGGCGTGGCTGGCCGCCCACGTCTTCGCGAAGTCGAAGTTCATCACGCTGTTCTCGGCGCTGTTCGGCGCTGGCATCCTGTTGTTTACCGACAGCAAGCGCCGGGACGGCGAGGCGGCGATGGGGCTGTACTACCGCCGGATCGGCTTGCTCCTCCTCGCGGGGCTCGGCCACGCCTACCTCCTGTGGTACGGCGACGTGCTGGTCGCCTACGCCCTCTGTGGGCTCTTGCTCGTCTCGTTTCGCAACCGCGAGCCTGTGGTGCTCGCTCGCCTCGGCGTGCTCTTCTTGCTGGCACCGTTCGCCACCGAGCTGTTCGCCGCCATCGCTCAGGGGCCGTCGGTGATCGCCCAGCAGTGGCAGCCCCCGGCGGCGACCCTCCAGCAGGAGGTCGCGACCTACCGCTCGGGGTGGCTCGCACAGATGGACCATCGCGTCCCGACGGCGTTTCGGCGACAGACCTCCGGCTTCGTCGGGTCGACGCTGTGGCGTGCCGGCGGCTCGATGTTCCTCGGGATGGCGCTCTATCGCTGGGGCGTGCTGACCGGCGAGCGCTCGACGCGGTTCTACCGCCGGCTCGTCGCCGTCGGCGTCGTCGGCCTCCTGGTCGTGCTGGCCGGCGTCTGGTACGTCGAGGCCAACGACTGGTCGGCCGGGGCCGCGATGTACTGGCGACAGTTCAACCACTGGGGGAGCCTGCTCGTGGCCGGTGGCTACGTCGGCGCGGTGACGCTGTACGCGCGCTGGCGGCCGACGGGGATCGTCACCCGGACGCTGGCGGCCGTCGGTCGCACCGCCTTCACGAACTACCTGTTCCAGACGGTCCTGGCCACGTCGATCTTCTACGGCCACGGGCTGGGGCTGTTCGGGCGGCTCGATCGCGTCGAACTGCTGGGCGTGGTCGTCGCGATCTGGGCCGTCCAGATCGGGCTGTCGGTCGCGTGGCTCCGATTCTTCCGCTTCGGTCCGGTCGAGTGGTGCTGGCGGACCCTGACCTACGGCGAGCGCCAGCCCGTGTGGCGCTGA
- a CDS encoding methyltransferase domain-containing protein: protein MYVLELAGQDDRFAAREAASAATDVSLLAPGLATARGITDRVRTLAFTRRASELLATCEPTVDSASATLDAANVDRAGSVAVRAVDVRSTTGIDTERAERELGQRLVDRGFTVDLDDPDHELRALFSAGHQQATDASEVADDADGVCALGWLAATSRRDYGERAPMDRPFTQPGSMDPMEARAIVNIAGARPGRRVVDPMCGTGGVLIEAGLAGADVVGTDAQEKMVRGARENLDTFLDDFAVARADATALPLRDDAADAVVFDAPYGRQSKIEGELDAVVSGALAEARRIAPRAVVVADRSWEAAAEEAGWTVEDRFERRVHRSLVRHVHVLE from the coding sequence GTGTACGTCCTCGAACTCGCCGGCCAGGACGATCGCTTCGCAGCCAGGGAAGCGGCCAGCGCGGCGACCGACGTGAGCCTGCTCGCGCCCGGACTGGCGACCGCACGCGGGATCACCGACCGGGTGCGCACCCTCGCGTTCACGCGGCGGGCCAGCGAGCTGCTCGCCACCTGCGAGCCGACCGTCGACAGCGCCAGCGCGACCCTCGACGCCGCAAACGTCGACCGCGCCGGCAGCGTCGCCGTCCGCGCGGTCGACGTTCGGTCGACGACCGGGATCGACACCGAGCGCGCCGAGCGCGAACTCGGACAGCGACTGGTCGATCGGGGCTTCACGGTCGACCTCGACGATCCGGACCACGAACTCCGGGCGCTGTTCTCGGCGGGCCACCAGCAGGCCACCGACGCCAGCGAAGTCGCCGACGACGCCGACGGCGTCTGTGCGCTTGGCTGGCTGGCGGCCACCTCCCGCCGAGACTACGGCGAGCGCGCGCCGATGGACCGACCCTTCACCCAGCCCGGCAGCATGGACCCGATGGAGGCCCGCGCGATCGTCAACATCGCGGGCGCACGTCCCGGTCGCCGCGTCGTCGACCCGATGTGTGGCACCGGCGGCGTCCTCATCGAGGCCGGCCTGGCGGGGGCCGACGTGGTCGGGACCGACGCACAGGAAAAGATGGTCCGCGGCGCGCGCGAGAACCTCGACACGTTCCTCGACGACTTCGCCGTCGCCCGTGCCGACGCCACCGCTCTCCCGCTCCGGGACGACGCCGCCGACGCCGTCGTCTTCGACGCCCCCTACGGCCGCCAGTCGAAGATCGAAGGCGAACTGGACGCCGTCGTTTCGGGTGCGCTGGCGGAGGCCCGCCGGATCGCTCCGCGGGCGGTGGTCGTCGCCGACCGGTCGTGGGAAGCAGCCGCCGAGGAAGCCGGCTGGACGGTCGAGGACCGCTTCGAACGGCGGGTGCATCGCTCGCTCGTGCGCCACGTCCACGTGCTTGAGTAA
- a CDS encoding TATA-box-binding protein — protein sequence MVDPKETINIENVVASTGIGQELDLQSVAMDLEGADYDPEQFPGLVYRTQDPKSAALIFRSGKIVCTGAKSTDDVHQSLRIVFDKLRDLNIQVDDDPEIVVQNIVTSADLGRTLNLNAIAIGLGLENIEYEPEQFPGLVYRLDDPDVVALLFGSGKLVITGGKEPDDAKEAVDKIVSRLEDLGLLE from the coding sequence ATGGTTGACCCCAAGGAAACCATCAATATCGAAAACGTCGTCGCCTCGACTGGCATTGGGCAAGAACTCGACCTCCAGAGCGTGGCGATGGACCTGGAAGGGGCGGACTACGATCCCGAGCAGTTCCCGGGGCTGGTCTATCGGACGCAGGACCCCAAGTCGGCAGCGCTGATCTTCCGATCGGGTAAGATCGTCTGTACCGGTGCGAAAAGCACCGACGACGTCCACCAGAGTCTACGCATCGTCTTCGACAAGCTCCGCGATCTGAACATCCAGGTCGACGACGACCCGGAGATCGTCGTCCAGAACATCGTCACGTCGGCCGACCTCGGTCGGACGCTGAACCTCAACGCGATCGCGATCGGGCTGGGGCTGGAGAACATCGAGTACGAGCCCGAGCAGTTCCCGGGGCTGGTCTACCGCCTCGACGACCCCGACGTGGTCGCCCTGCTGTTCGGTTCGGGGAAACTCGTCATCACGGGCGGGAAAGAGCCCGACGACGCCAAGGAGGCCGTCGACAAGATCGTCTCCCGACTCGAAGACCTCGGCCTGCTGGAATAG
- a CDS encoding DUF188 domain-containing protein, whose translation MILLDTNALMMPVECNVRLFAELDRLGFDETDCLVPRSVLAELDKLSAGAGAEATAASVGRDLADRCSVREAAADYADDAVVELAGDDDVTHAVTNDAPLKRRLLDRGVPVISLRGRNKLAITQP comes from the coding sequence ATGATCCTCCTAGACACGAACGCACTCATGATGCCGGTCGAATGCAACGTCCGTCTGTTCGCGGAACTCGATCGCCTCGGATTCGACGAGACCGACTGTCTCGTCCCTCGGTCCGTCCTCGCCGAACTCGACAAACTCTCGGCGGGCGCGGGGGCGGAAGCGACCGCGGCCAGCGTGGGCCGGGATCTCGCGGACCGCTGTTCGGTCCGGGAGGCGGCGGCCGACTACGCGGACGACGCGGTGGTCGAACTGGCCGGCGACGACGACGTGACACACGCCGTGACGAACGACGCACCCCTCAAACGACGGTTGCTGGACCGTGGCGTTCCAGTAATTAGTTTAAGGGGCCGGAACAAACTCGCCATTACTCAACCATAA
- the spt4 gene encoding transcription elongation factor subunit Spt4: MADRLVCRDCHRVQPSEAEESCEICGSTSLTEDWAGYVVIAHPETSEIAEEMEVTESGQYALKVR, encoded by the coding sequence ATGGCTGATCGCCTCGTCTGTCGTGACTGTCACCGCGTCCAGCCCTCCGAAGCCGAAGAGTCCTGCGAGATCTGTGGCTCGACCTCGCTGACGGAAGACTGGGCCGGCTACGTCGTCATCGCCCACCCCGAGACCTCCGAGATCGCCGAGGAGATGGAAGTGACCGAGTCCGGCCAGTACGCACTGAAAGTCCGCTAA
- a CDS encoding GTP-dependent dephospho-CoA kinase family protein, translating into MSSLRLDLPSSLRHELKEPLGPIYTDADALLADATEPVVAVGDIVTYHLLEAGYTPAVALVDDRTKRAAVDPEVRDAVGGFDHCWTVDNPAGTITGPLIGALSRGLGEDGTTLIRVDGEEDLAALPAVLAVPEGASVVYGQPDEGMVLVTADAAARERCRDLIGRMDGPADELLAALS; encoded by the coding sequence GTGTCTTCGCTCCGCCTCGACCTCCCGTCGTCGTTGCGCCACGAACTCAAAGAGCCGCTGGGCCCGATCTACACCGACGCCGACGCGCTGCTCGCCGACGCCACGGAGCCGGTCGTCGCCGTCGGCGACATCGTCACCTACCACCTGCTGGAGGCCGGCTACACGCCCGCCGTCGCGCTCGTCGACGATCGCACCAAGCGCGCCGCGGTCGATCCGGAGGTTCGAGACGCCGTCGGCGGGTTCGACCACTGCTGGACCGTCGACAACCCGGCTGGGACGATCACCGGCCCCCTGATCGGCGCGCTCAGCCGGGGGCTCGGCGAGGACGGGACGACGCTGATCCGGGTCGACGGCGAGGAGGATCTGGCGGCGCTGCCGGCGGTGCTCGCCGTTCCAGAAGGCGCGAGCGTCGTCTACGGCCAGCCCGACGAGGGGATGGTGCTGGTGACCGCCGACGCGGCCGCCCGCGAGCGCTGCCGGGACCTCATCGGACGGATGGACGGGCCCGCCGACGAGCTGCTGGCGGCGCTGTCCTGA
- a CDS encoding translation initiation factor IF-2 subunit gamma — MTSHNQPEVNIGLVGHVDHGKTTLVQALSGEWTDQHSEEMKRGISIRLGYADATFRRCPDADEPDAFTAAEHCEEHGVDTEPLRTVSFVDAPGHETLMATMLSGAAIMDGAVLVVSATEDVPQAQTEEHLMALDIIGIDNIVIAQNKVDLVDRERAQDNYEQIKEFVSGTVAEDAPIVPISAGQEVNLDLLIDAIEREIPTPERDPDADARMLVARSFDINRPGTTWENLKGGVLGGSLVGGQLEADDEIELRPGREVEEGGQSEWQPVTTDVRSLQAGGESVDAATPGGLLGVGTGLDPSITKGDALAGRVAGPPGTLPPTHERFEMDVDLLERIVGEDGGEVEAISTGEPLMLTIGTATTVGSVTSARGGECEVALKRPVCAEAGAKIAINRRVGARWRLIGVGTLRE, encoded by the coding sequence ATGACATCGCACAACCAACCGGAGGTGAACATCGGACTCGTCGGCCACGTCGACCACGGGAAGACGACGCTGGTCCAGGCTCTCTCAGGCGAATGGACGGACCAGCACTCAGAGGAGATGAAGCGCGGTATCTCTATCCGTCTGGGCTACGCGGACGCCACGTTCCGTCGCTGTCCCGATGCCGACGAACCCGATGCGTTCACCGCGGCCGAGCACTGTGAAGAACACGGCGTCGACACGGAGCCGTTGCGAACGGTCTCTTTCGTCGACGCGCCGGGTCACGAGACGCTGATGGCGACGATGCTTTCGGGTGCTGCCATCATGGACGGTGCCGTCCTCGTCGTCTCCGCGACCGAGGACGTGCCACAGGCACAGACCGAAGAGCACCTGATGGCACTGGACATCATCGGCATCGACAACATCGTCATCGCTCAGAACAAGGTCGACCTGGTCGACCGCGAGCGCGCCCAGGACAACTACGAGCAGATCAAAGAGTTCGTCTCCGGCACCGTCGCCGAAGACGCACCGATCGTCCCGATCAGCGCGGGCCAGGAGGTGAACCTCGACCTGCTCATCGACGCGATCGAACGCGAGATTCCGACGCCGGAGCGCGACCCCGACGCCGACGCGCGGATGCTCGTCGCACGGAGCTTCGACATCAACCGTCCGGGAACGACCTGGGAGAACCTCAAGGGCGGCGTCCTCGGTGGCTCGCTGGTCGGCGGCCAGCTCGAAGCCGACGACGAGATCGAACTCCGCCCCGGCCGCGAGGTCGAGGAGGGCGGCCAGAGCGAGTGGCAGCCGGTGACGACCGACGTGCGATCGCTCCAGGCCGGCGGCGAGTCTGTCGACGCCGCCACCCCCGGCGGGCTGCTGGGCGTCGGTACCGGACTCGATCCGTCGATCACCAAAGGTGACGCGCTGGCCGGCCGCGTGGCCGGACCGCCCGGCACGCTCCCGCCGACCCACGAGCGCTTCGAGATGGACGTCGACCTGCTCGAACGCATCGTCGGCGAGGACGGCGGCGAGGTCGAAGCGATCTCGACCGGCGAACCGCTCATGTTGACGATCGGGACCGCGACGACGGTCGGCTCGGTCACGAGCGCTCGCGGCGGCGAGTGCGAAGTCGCACTCAAGCGGCCGGTCTGTGCCGAGGCCGGCGCGAAGATCGCGATCAACCGACGTGTCGGTGCTCGATGGCGGCTCATCGGCGTCGGCACGCTCCGGGAATGA
- a CDS encoding DUF3592 domain-containing protein, with amino-acid sequence MTPVPLLLLFTAGVAVAGYGLVRYSRRALRDPYDATAIGTVVESDLDAETSARRGDYTPAVSYEYVVDGVTYRHDRVRANTDPLSRRGGTVLLGEFHEDAEVTVHYDAADPERAVLVPPEGGGSWLVLAVAGSLVAIVAAALGVAGV; translated from the coding sequence ATGACACCGGTTCCGTTGTTGCTACTCTTTACCGCGGGAGTCGCCGTCGCCGGGTACGGACTGGTCCGGTACTCTCGACGTGCGCTACGCGACCCCTACGACGCGACGGCGATCGGCACGGTCGTCGAGTCGGACCTCGACGCCGAGACGAGTGCCCGGCGCGGGGACTACACGCCCGCGGTCAGCTACGAGTACGTGGTCGACGGGGTGACTTACCGACACGACCGCGTGCGAGCCAACACCGATCCGCTCTCGCGCCGCGGCGGCACCGTGTTGCTCGGCGAGTTCCACGAGGACGCCGAGGTGACGGTCCACTACGACGCCGCCGACCCCGAGCGGGCGGTCCTCGTCCCGCCCGAGGGCGGCGGGTCCTGGCTCGTGCTAGCCGTGGCCGGCTCTCTCGTGGCCATCGTCGCCGCCGCTCTCGGTGTGGCGGGCGTCTGA
- a CDS encoding DUF5787 family protein has protein sequence MREFAFEVGLCRAIERDGIVARQLGASVHGRRVLDVVQIEPGPAFEERAAITPERLPIAAVEADVGPGRARYWKDAFDCHPERAERALELASERGFFERERRNGRTYVRQTTRYPDWFDRLVAVENKPDLDRPGDLERQLRTDVSLAAVDAVVLATASHVTRAHLNRLPAEVGVWRFDPETGDREVRREPAQLPVDEPGVELVAQEPGRTEIRIVSAQEKARLRRRIAERAYGKGWRSYDLPPCERCSPDDDGLPYCEWKERPVQANSECDSECGGFEPAEPPEVDADRLRAERTPWDPDPEGRARRQSGLDRFL, from the coding sequence GTGCGCGAGTTTGCTTTCGAGGTCGGGCTCTGTCGAGCGATCGAGCGCGACGGGATCGTGGCCCGCCAGCTCGGGGCGAGCGTCCACGGCCGCCGCGTGCTCGACGTCGTCCAGATCGAGCCCGGTCCGGCGTTCGAAGAGCGCGCGGCGATCACGCCCGAACGCCTCCCGATCGCGGCCGTCGAGGCCGACGTGGGGCCGGGCCGGGCCCGCTACTGGAAAGACGCCTTCGACTGCCACCCGGAGCGGGCCGAGCGCGCCCTCGAACTGGCGAGCGAGCGCGGCTTCTTCGAGCGCGAGCGACGCAACGGTCGCACGTACGTCCGCCAGACGACGCGCTATCCCGACTGGTTCGACCGCCTCGTCGCCGTCGAGAACAAGCCCGACCTCGATCGGCCGGGCGATCTGGAGCGCCAGTTGCGAACCGACGTGTCGCTGGCGGCCGTCGACGCGGTCGTCCTCGCGACGGCCTCACACGTCACCCGCGCCCACCTCAACCGGCTGCCAGCGGAAGTCGGCGTCTGGCGGTTCGATCCCGAGACCGGCGACCGCGAGGTGCGCCGCGAGCCCGCCCAGCTCCCGGTCGACGAGCCCGGCGTCGAACTCGTCGCCCAGGAGCCCGGACGGACCGAGATCCGGATCGTCAGCGCCCAAGAGAAGGCGCGACTCCGCCGCCGCATCGCCGAGCGGGCCTACGGGAAGGGGTGGCGATCCTACGACCTGCCGCCGTGTGAGCGCTGTTCGCCCGACGACGACGGCCTGCCCTACTGCGAGTGGAAGGAGCGACCGGTCCAGGCCAACAGCGAGTGCGACAGCGAGTGTGGCGGGTTCGAGCCCGCCGAGCCCCCCGAGGTCGACGCCGATCGGCTGCGGGCCGAGCGGACGCCCTGGGACCCCGATCCGGAAGGGAGAGCGCGCCGACAGTCGGGACTCGACCGGTTCTTGTGA
- a CDS encoding MBL fold metallo-hydrolase: MQVTLLGTGDTTGTPTVGCDCATCERARDRGVERTRFSVHVERVNGDSLLIDFSPDFRQQFLRESVPLPDAAVVTHVHFDHLDGLGNVYRLVDSLPVYAADETDPQTGTSVVGTIRDRYHYLDRISVRGRTPFQRFEAAGFEVTLVPVVHPPLVSYGLRVDDPDSGASLAISGDTSYAIDENAREVLRGADLALVEGIVHADLCSHHPAGGDHYDDAGRPRTFGTKHMTLTGARALADDLAADRYRIVHTAHFVPPEQAFRDDVAVDGQRFELAGAKR; the protein is encoded by the coding sequence ATGCAGGTCACGCTGCTGGGCACGGGGGACACGACGGGGACGCCGACGGTCGGGTGTGACTGTGCCACCTGCGAGCGCGCCCGCGACCGCGGCGTCGAGCGAACTCGCTTTTCGGTCCACGTCGAACGCGTGAACGGCGACTCGCTCCTGATCGACTTCAGTCCCGACTTCCGCCAGCAGTTCCTCCGCGAGTCGGTCCCGCTGCCCGACGCCGCAGTGGTTACGCACGTCCACTTCGATCACCTCGACGGGCTGGGCAACGTCTACCGGCTGGTCGACTCGCTGCCGGTGTACGCCGCCGACGAGACGGACCCCCAGACCGGTACGAGCGTCGTCGGGACGATCCGGGACCGCTATCACTACCTCGATCGGATCTCCGTCCGCGGACGGACTCCGTTCCAGCGCTTCGAGGCGGCGGGCTTCGAGGTGACGCTGGTGCCGGTCGTCCACCCGCCGCTCGTCTCGTACGGCCTCCGCGTCGACGATCCCGACAGCGGCGCGAGCCTCGCGATCTCGGGCGACACGAGCTACGCGATCGACGAGAACGCCCGCGAGGTGTTACGGGGCGCGGACCTCGCGCTCGTCGAGGGGATCGTCCACGCCGACCTCTGCTCGCATCACCCGGCCGGCGGCGATCACTACGACGACGCCGGCCGACCCCGGACGTTCGGGACCAAACACATGACGCTGACCGGTGCCCGCGCGCTGGCCGACGACCTCGCGGCCGACCGGTATCGGATCGTCCACACCGCCCACTTCGTGCCGCCCGAGCAGGCCTTTCGCGACGACGTCGCGGTCGACGGCCAGCGCTTCGAGCTCGCGGGGGCGAAGCGATGA
- a CDS encoding 50S ribosomal protein L40e has translation MAKFEEASERLLNKQICMRCNARNPARTEKCRKCGYKKLRPKASEPRSA, from the coding sequence ATGGCTAAGTTCGAAGAAGCGTCCGAGCGACTCCTCAACAAGCAGATCTGCATGCGGTGTAACGCTCGCAACCCAGCCCGCACAGAGAAGTGCCGCAAGTGTGGCTACAAGAAGCTCCGACCGAAGGCCAGCGAACCCCGCTCGGCCTGA